A section of the Helicobacter pylori genome encodes:
- a CDS encoding type I restriction-modification system subunit M yields MENKNTQADKSSSLERNELHNTIWKVANELRGSVDGWDFKQYVLGILFYRYISENMTHYINKEERESDLSFDYALLSDEEAESAKEGLIEEKGFFIPPSALFCNVLKNARTNEDLNVTLQNIFNEIEKSSLGFKSEENVKGLFADLDVNSNKLGSSHKNRVEKLTKILQAIGDMQLGDYQKSGIDVFGDAYEYLMTMYASNAGKSGGEFFTPQEVSELLAKIALHNQESVNKVYDPCCGSGSLLLQFSKVLGDKNVSKGYFGQEINLTTYNLCRINMFLHDINYSKFHIALGDTLLDPKHKDDEPFDAIVSNPPYSTKWVGDKDPILISDERFSKAGVLAPKNAADLAFTMHMLSYLSNSGTAAIVEFPGVLYRGNAEAKIREYLVKENFIDCVIALPDNLFFGTSIATCILVLKKNKQDDTTLFIDASKEFVKEGKKNKLKEHNREKILKTYTERKAIKHFCALASIEKIKENDYNLSVNRYVEQEDTKEAIDIEALNAEISQIVEKQSALRNSLESIIKELEEGQNA; encoded by the coding sequence ATGGAAAACAAAAACACTCAAGCGGATAAATCTTCTTCATTAGAGCGCAACGAATTGCACAACACCATTTGGAAAGTGGCTAATGAATTGAGAGGCTCAGTGGATGGCTGGGATTTTAAGCAATATGTTTTAGGCATTCTTTTTTACCGCTACATTTCAGAAAACATGACTCATTACATCAATAAAGAAGAGCGAGAGAGCGATCTGAGTTTTGATTACGCTTTATTGAGCGATGAAGAAGCTGAAAGCGCAAAAGAAGGCCTGATTGAAGAAAAAGGCTTTTTCATCCCGCCAAGCGCTTTATTTTGTAATGTGTTAAAAAACGCACGCACTAACGAAGATCTCAATGTAACCTTACAAAATATTTTTAACGAAATAGAAAAATCCAGCCTTGGGTTTAAATCAGAAGAAAATGTCAAAGGCTTGTTTGCGGATTTAGATGTCAACAGCAATAAATTAGGGAGCTCTCATAAAAATAGGGTTGAAAAACTGACTAAAATCCTTCAAGCCATAGGGGATATGCAATTAGGCGACTACCAAAAAAGCGGGATTGATGTTTTTGGCGACGCTTATGAATATTTAATGACCATGTATGCGAGCAATGCCGGCAAAAGCGGAGGGGAATTTTTCACCCCCCAAGAAGTGAGCGAACTGCTCGCTAAGATCGCCCTGCACAACCAAGAAAGCGTCAATAAAGTTTATGACCCATGCTGTGGGAGCGGATCGTTACTCTTACAATTTTCTAAAGTGTTAGGCGATAAAAATGTTTCAAAAGGGTATTTTGGGCAAGAAATCAACCTGACCACTTACAACCTTTGCCGAATCAATATGTTTTTGCATGACATCAATTACTCTAAATTCCACATCGCGCTAGGGGACACGCTTTTAGACCCAAAACACAAAGACGATGAGCCTTTTGATGCGATCGTTTCCAACCCTCCTTATTCCACTAAATGGGTGGGCGATAAAGACCCCATTTTAATCAGCGATGAGCGCTTTAGCAAAGCCGGTGTGCTAGCACCCAAAAACGCCGCCGATCTCGCTTTCACCATGCACATGCTTTCTTATCTGTCCAATAGCGGCACTGCTGCGATCGTGGAATTCCCGGGGGTGCTTTATAGAGGGAATGCTGAAGCAAAAATCAGAGAATATTTAGTTAAAGAAAATTTCATTGACTGCGTGATCGCTTTACCAGACAACCTCTTTTTTGGAACGAGTATCGCTACTTGTATTTTAGTGCTTAAGAAAAACAAACAAGACGACACCACGCTTTTTATTGATGCGAGTAAGGAATTTGTCAAAGAAGGCAAGAAAAACAAGCTCAAAGAACACAACCGAGAAAAGATTTTAAAAACCTATACGGAAAGGAAAGCAATCAAGCATTTTTGCGCCCTAGCAAGTATTGAAAAAATCAAAGAAAACGATTACAACCTATCCGTGAATCGCTATGTGGAGCAAGAAGACACTAAAGAAGCCATTGACATTGAAGCGCTCAATGCTGAGATTTCTCAAATCGTAGAAAAACAAAGCGCTTTAAGGAACAGCCTTGAATCCATCATCAAAGAGTTAGAAGAAGGGCAAAATGCATAA